In Microbacterium lushaniae, the following are encoded in one genomic region:
- a CDS encoding FAD binding domain-containing protein: MDIHTVTSFRPARTRADLALAPGEAFLAGGTWLMSEPQPDTTGFVDLTTLGWPDLEVSGDGLRIGATCTIARLVAWARAEAPEGWPAVAAIPDAANALLASFKIWNTATVGGNVARSFAAAAMVALTSGLDGVAEIWTPGGERRIPVADLVTGNGTNSLAVGEVIRAIELPAAALASRLVLRKIALAEYGRSGAVVTGRVDADGAAVFGITAATQSPTVLRFADLPDAPTLRGAVEAASGYYTDPLGSADWRRGVSAVLAERVRTELAAA; encoded by the coding sequence GTGGACATCCACACCGTCACGAGCTTCCGCCCGGCTCGCACCCGCGCCGACCTGGCGCTCGCGCCCGGCGAGGCATTCCTGGCCGGCGGCACCTGGCTGATGAGCGAGCCGCAACCCGACACCACCGGCTTCGTCGACCTCACCACCCTGGGCTGGCCCGACCTCGAGGTGTCGGGCGACGGGCTGCGCATCGGCGCGACGTGCACGATCGCGCGCCTGGTCGCGTGGGCGCGCGCCGAAGCGCCGGAGGGTTGGCCGGCGGTCGCGGCGATCCCGGATGCGGCGAACGCTCTGCTGGCGAGCTTCAAGATCTGGAACACCGCCACCGTGGGGGGCAATGTCGCCCGCTCCTTCGCGGCGGCAGCCATGGTGGCCCTGACGTCGGGGCTGGACGGGGTCGCCGAGATCTGGACCCCCGGCGGGGAACGCCGCATCCCGGTCGCCGACCTGGTCACGGGCAACGGCACCAACAGCCTCGCAGTGGGCGAGGTGATCCGCGCGATCGAGCTCCCCGCCGCGGCTCTCGCGTCGCGGCTGGTGCTGCGGAAGATCGCCCTCGCCGAGTACGGCCGCTCCGGCGCCGTCGTGACCGGGAGGGTGGATGCCGACGGCGCGGCCGTGTTCGGGATCACCGCCGCCACGCAGAGCCCGACCGTGCTGCGCTTCGCGGACCTGCCGGATGCCCCCACGCTCCGCGGAGCCGTCGAGGCAGCGTCCGGTTACTACACCGACCCTCTCGGCTCGGCCGACTGGCGCCGTGGCGTGAGCGCCGTGCTGGCCGAGCGAGTACGCACCGAATTGGCGGCGGCATGA
- a CDS encoding XdhC family protein — translation MLELADFLLPVLRAGEPVAVVTVIRVARSAPRGPGAAMAVRRDGSVIGSISGGCVEGDAVLLATQVLATGRGVVASLGFSDEAAHAAGLACGGSVDVVVHRIDPGDEVARTVLDIGDGQSARVGLVVSGPAVGRLVAGDGLPDGTRILEAAYDGADVFVVQRDPRRRLVIAGAGEHAIALCRVASSAGFAVTVCDVWERLVTPERFPTAERLAVGAPAEHLDDLVGPDPARATVCVLSHDERVDVPTLAAALRRGVGFVGAMGARGTVAHRAALLSAAGVEAEEIARIHAPLGLDLGGSSPEATAVSALAEIVAAQHGGSARPLRELSGPLHRRAASDACPLPSGVPALAHSV, via the coding sequence ATGCTCGAGCTGGCCGACTTCCTGCTGCCGGTGCTGCGCGCCGGGGAGCCGGTCGCGGTGGTCACCGTCATCCGTGTGGCCCGCAGCGCCCCGCGCGGGCCGGGCGCGGCGATGGCGGTGCGCCGCGACGGCTCGGTGATCGGGTCCATCTCCGGCGGATGCGTCGAAGGCGACGCCGTGCTGCTCGCCACGCAGGTGCTCGCGACGGGCCGCGGCGTGGTGGCCTCGCTGGGCTTCAGCGACGAGGCGGCCCACGCCGCGGGCCTGGCCTGCGGGGGCAGCGTCGACGTCGTCGTCCACCGCATCGACCCGGGCGATGAGGTGGCACGGACGGTGCTCGACATCGGCGACGGCCAGTCGGCGCGTGTGGGGCTCGTCGTGTCCGGACCGGCGGTGGGCCGTCTGGTGGCGGGTGATGGGCTTCCTGACGGGACGCGCATTCTCGAAGCGGCATATGACGGCGCCGACGTGTTCGTGGTGCAGCGCGACCCCCGTCGACGCTTGGTGATCGCCGGCGCCGGGGAACACGCCATCGCGCTGTGCCGCGTCGCCTCCTCGGCCGGTTTCGCCGTCACCGTGTGCGACGTGTGGGAGCGCCTCGTGACGCCTGAGCGGTTCCCCACCGCGGAGCGCCTCGCCGTGGGAGCACCCGCCGAGCACCTGGACGACCTGGTCGGACCCGATCCGGCGCGGGCGACCGTGTGCGTCCTGAGTCACGACGAGCGGGTCGACGTGCCGACGCTCGCGGCCGCGCTCCGACGGGGCGTCGGCTTCGTCGGAGCGATGGGGGCTCGCGGAACCGTCGCGCACCGCGCGGCCCTCCTGTCGGCTGCCGGAGTCGAGGCGGAGGAGATCGCCCGCATCCACGCGCCGCTGGGCCTGGACCTGGGCGGTTCGTCCCCCGAGGCGACGGCGGTGTCGGCGCTGGCGGAGATCGTCGCCGCTCAGCACGGCGGTTCGGCCCGCCCGCTGCGCGAGCTGTCCGGGCCGCTGCACCGTCGTGCCGCATCCGACGCCTGCCCCCTCCCGTCCGGCGTCCCGGCCCTCGCGCACTCGGTCTAG